Proteins encoded by one window of Bacillus sp. DTU_2020_1000418_1_SI_GHA_SEK_038:
- a CDS encoding DUF3055 domain-containing protein → MNLFEKLYDEHENVKVRFVGFTTEQSRYDFGIVYTNLFFGKPLVVCMQTGRSTLLDPKDLEDAEHLQHAFKMDNRHQAEDLCEFFKLTLPATTFHTQYE, encoded by the coding sequence TCTATGATGAGCATGAAAATGTGAAGGTGCGATTCGTTGGTTTTACAACAGAGCAGTCCCGCTATGATTTTGGGATTGTGTATACAAATTTATTTTTCGGAAAACCTCTTGTTGTCTGTATGCAAACTGGCCGCTCAACACTCCTCGACCCTAAGGACCTCGAAGATGCTGAACATTTACAACACGCCTTTAAAATGGATAATCGCCATCAAGCAGAAGACTTATGTGAATTTTTTAAGCTCACCTTACCAGCGACTACTTTCCACACCCAATATGAATGA
- a CDS encoding GapA-binding peptide SR1P: protein MGTIVCQACNSTIDYFEDEKVTVLYSKADCSCCEESHHKDEVK from the coding sequence ATGGGTACAATTGTATGCCAGGCATGTAATTCTACAATTGATTATTTCGAGGATGAGAAAGTAACAGTCCTATACTCCAAAGCAGATTGCAGCTGCTGTGAAGAAAGCCATCATAAAGATGAAGTAAAATAA